From Candidatus Xianfuyuplasma coldseepsis:
CAAGATATCAATAAAGCATTGACGATGATGTGTTGTACCAGGGCAAATATAACCCAAGTTTCACGTATGTCTTTGTATAGAATAATCAGATTAATCACCAAGGAACTCCCTACTATAATATAACCAAGCAAAGGAGAAATCTCACCGACAACATGGTTATACAAGGCGATGGTAAAAAACAGACCCATTGTAAGAACAATATGAACGACATTAACTACCAGTAGTACATTCTTATGATCGTAATAATCTTGACAAATAAAAGGCTGTGTTAATAGAGAATACGGAATCAATTGTGCTAAAAGGATGAAAATGAATAGAATCGGAATCATCGCAAACATCAAGACATTCCCACCGGTAAAATAACTGATAACTGCATAATACAAAAACAATCCCACAATACTTAACGTGCTTCGTGACATATCAACAATCCCCTTTTATAGTGTGTTTTCGATTACTTCACGAACAAGCAATCCTACTTGTCGTGAGGATAACTCTTTATATTGTTCATATGGAATCGGTGGATGAATCACAAGATCTAAATGTTTCTTCATCGGCCATTTTTTCTTGTAGTATCTTGGTTCTTTTACAATCGTTATAGGAACAATCGGCACTTTACTTTCTAGAGCGACTTTGAATGCGCCACTACGAAACTTCCTCAAAACACCAATCTCACGATTGACACCACCTTCGGGAAATATCACCATCGTCGATCCATGTTGGACGCGTTCGACAACTTTTGAAACAGCCTCACTACCTTGTCGTGCACTTTCCCGATTCAACATGACACAACCGATCGACTCCGCCCACCGACCAATGGATAAATAGGACCGGACTTCTTGTTTCGCGAGGAACGCGACAGGATATTCAGGCAAGGTGCACATTAACGCCGAAATATCTAGTTCTGATGTATGATTCGCATAGATTAAGAAGCCAGGATCTTTCGGTAGATTCTCTTTACCAATAACGGTTGCTTTCACACGGAATAAATGGAGGGGAACTTGGACAATCGCTTTTCCAAAGAAATGTTTCACTTTTGATGTTGTGGGGTAGCGTTTGGCAATCAACAAATACGTCACTTCCAGCCAAATAATCGCAGCAATTAATGCCACAACAAAAGCAATCACAAAACTGATGATAATCACAAACGGATTATCAACTACTTGATCAACACGATAATCAAACAGATAAATCGTGCCACCGATTGTCGCAAAGTAGACAAGAAGAATGTATGTTGTCAACATGGTTTCACCACCTAATTTCGTCCATTTAATTATATCATATTTTTAAAGCTCTATCCCAAATATTATCATCCTTTTCTCCAACGAAGAAAGAATCGATACCATGAGAATTCAGAATGGAGTATAATAAAAGTAAGTGAGGTGATGTTAATTATGATTGATAAACCCTTTATCAAAAATCTTGGAATATTAAGCGAATCCCAACAACAATCGATTCACAAACAGAATATCATCGTTGTTGGTTGTGGTGGAATTGGTGGCTATGTCGCTACTCAACTCGTTCGTCTGGGCGTATCGAAAATAATTCTTGTTGATTTTGATACCTTTGATAGAACCAATTTAAACCGGCAACTATATGCAACAAAACATACCATCGGACAGTTAAAAGTGGATGTTCTTGCCAACGAGTTACACAACATTCATCCCGCGGTAACAATCACAACGTACAATCAATCTATTGAGGATGTATCACCACAACAATTACAAGGTGCAACCTACCTTGTTGACGGTGTTGACACACCACAAACAAAAGTGTATCTCAATCAACTTGCCACAACATTAGACATCCCACTCGTTCATGGAGCGTGTGCTGGGTGGTATGCACAAGTTGGAATCATCGAGCCAGGGTGCATGCTTCTACAAGAAGTCTATCAAACCCAAACAAGTGGTATCGAACAAACACTACAAAACGCGGCATTTGTACCCGCTTTAACCGCTTCTTATATGGTTTCTGAATGGCTAAAACATCTCATCAACGATACCTCAAAGACCACGAATCAACTGCTTCTCATTGATTGTAAAAATAATACGATTGATTATTCAGGAAGACGTGATTTTGATGATTGATGTATGCTTCTATAATCTACTGCGATCGAAGTATCGAATTACCGAACTACAAGTACAAGCAGGAACCATTCACGAGATTATTAATGAGATTATTAAACAACATCCAGAAATTCAAAAAGACGATTTCAAGATGGCCATTGTATTCTATCATGGTAAGCCGATTCATTCTTCTGGATTTCATACCGAAATACCCGATAACGAACGAATTATCTTTACCCATTTTGTTGGTGGTGGATAACAATCAAGACTACAGTTTTGTAGTCTTTTTGAGTACCATAATAAAATAATAAACGAAATCCCTTTACTTATTTATCAAATGTGGTATAGTTAATTGCTTCTTCAAAAAGGAGGAATTATTATCCAATACAATAATCAGAAAATAGAACAAGCATTAACCGAAATGGGATTTGACGAGTTTACTCCCATTCAAACACAAACAATCCCACTTATTCAAGAAGGTCATGACGTGATTGGCCATTCTCAAACAGGAACAGGAAAAACCGCAGCATTTGCGATTCCAATGTTGGAACAACTGGATTTTGAATCGGACAAGATTCAAGCAATTATCCTTTGTCCAACCCGTGAACTTGCCGTCCAAGTAAAAGGTGAAATCGATCGCATCGGAACCTATTTCCCTCATCTCAAGACCCTTGCCGTATACGGCGGAGAGTCGATTCATAAACAAATTCAAGGATTAAAACATAAACCACAAATCATCGTTGGCACACCAGGTCGCACAATTGATCATATCAACCGGAAATTAATCCGCCTGGGACATGTCAAATACTTTGTTTTAGACGAAGCTGATGAAATGTTAAAAATGGGATTCATCGAAGACATCGAAACCATCTTAGAAGCAACCAACAAAGACAAACAGATGGTCATGTTTTCCGCTACCATGGCCAAACCAATCATTCGTATTACGAAACGCTATATGAACAACCCCAAACTCATCAGTGTCATCACGGATGAAGAAACAAACAAAGATATTACACAGTATTACTATCAAGTACAGGACAAAAACAAAGTCGAAGCCATCGGTCGCTTATTACACGTATACAATCCCAAACTTACCTTAATCTTTTGTAATACCAAACGCAAAGTCGATACGGTAACTCGGGAACTCACCAAAAAAGGATACAACGTCGACAAAATCCATGGCGACCTCCAACAAACGGCACGCCTACATGTCCTTGATAAATTCCATACCGGTGTATTAGATTTACTTGTCGCAACCGATGTTGCAGCAAGGGGATTAGATATCAAGAACGTTGAAGCTGTTATCAACTACGATGTTCCTGAAAAAGCGGAGTTTTACGTTCATCGAATCGGTCGTACGGGCCGCATTGGCAATAAAGGATACTCCTTTACCCTCGTATCCCGCAAGGATCTTGGAAACCTAGAGGAAATCTTTACCTTTACCAAATCAACAATCAAGAAACGAAACATCCCCACACCGGAAAAAGTCATCTCGGTTCGCCAACAAAAACAAGCCGAAGAAGTGCATGACATCATCACCAATATCAATACCAATCCGCATTTTGATCTAGCTAGCCAATTGCTGAATGAAAATGATGCCACCGATGTTGTCCAAGCACTGTTACATAAACTAAGTAAGAACGATTCATCCAATAAGGTTAATGGCGACATTAACGAATCATTTCAAAAAGGACATAAGAATAAATCATCGGATAAAGGACAAATGACACGATATCATTTGAATGTTGGGAAAGTTCAAGGGGTAACCCCAAAATCACTATCACAACTCATCATGAAGAAAACCAAACTACACAATTCCCAAATCGATCAAATTTACGTCACAAGAACATCCGCGTTCTTTTCGACAAAATCGTCAAAGATGAATCAAGTCATGAAAAATCTATCCAACATAACCGTTGGCGGGAAACGTACCTCAATCCGCCTTGCAAAAGAACAACAATAACAAAAAAAACGAATTCAAACATGAAATAGTAAGATGTTAGTAGACACATAAAAAACACGTGTATTACTAACATCTTTTTGTATGCTTTTGTATCTACATGGCAGTATCTTGTAGTGGGTATTACAAATGGATCAAAGATGAACTATACAAGGATTTGATTTATACAATGCAAATGATATCCATAATACAATAGAAGAGTTCTTCTATCATTGTAACTATGAAAGGGTGGCATATAGCCAAGAATGCAAAACCCCAATCCAAGTTAGACTTGAACTGGGGTTCAATTAATGGTCTTTTTTGTGTCTATGAACTCTTGATAATTTCGAAATGTGTTGAATGTCTTATGTCTTATTCATTTATATAAAACTCTAATCCATATTCACCCAATTCATCAAGAATAGCATCATCCCACTTCTCAGATAACTGATCGTACAAACCACCTATATCAGAGAATGTTGCAATGAAGTTGTTGGCTTGATTTAACAAGATTGTATTGCCTTCTTGAACTGCCATACCAATTGCAGCTGATAAGAATGCATCCCATACAATAATGGTGTCATCAGGATTCGCATTGTGTCCATTAACGATTGGATTTGCGCTCATAATTAAGACATCCGCTGTCCCTTGTACTACAGACTCAATCGCGGTAGATAAATCTGTTGTTTCCGTTACATTTTTTCCGTACGACTCTGGGATTGTTACGGATACTTGCGAAGCGATTCCGACAAAGTTAACATCTTCAATTGCTACTATATCTTCTATGGTTGAAGAGGATGTAATCCCGTTCGTAGTAGCAAAGTCCTTATTCACAAGAGAGATTAGCTTGAAGTAGAAGTACGGATCACTAAAATCAACAAGTTCTTCACGTGATTCCGTAATGCTCATTGAGGCAATTATGATATCAATATCTCCAGAATTAACAGCAGCAATTAAACTACCAAAGTCCATATTGACAATCTCAATTTGACGACCGATATATTCACCAAACGCGTATGCTATATCTACACTAATACCTTCAGGAACTTGATTTAAAGTAACGGTTTCAAATGGTGGATACCGGAGATCCATTCCCACCTTTAAGGCTTCTGAACAAGTATATTTAGCTTGTAGTGTTGTGTCTTCTACAAGAGTTAAACTTGTGATCGTTTCCTCGTCAAGAATCCATCCATCGAATGTACAACCAGACTGAACAGGATTATCGGGAAATACAATCTCAGTTCCTTGTTCCAGTGTTTGTGTGTCAATGACAGTCTCGTCAACATTTACAAACGTAACCACATGGTAAACAACATTCGCTACCCATTTTGCGTGAAGTGTAAGATCTCCTACCACAGCATTGGAGAAATCATAAGAGCTGTTTAATGTGGAATCCGTAAACCACCCTTCAAATGTGTACCCCTCTTTCTGTGGTACAGTTGGTTCAGCTACAGACCGTCCATCTGTGACAGAAATAGGACCAATGTCTGTACCTCCATCCGTTTCGAAGGTAACTGTAAATTCTATAGGTTCAACCTCTGGAGTAGAACACCCTACGAATAAAAAAACTAGTAAAACAATTCCTAACATGCTAAAAATTTTCATCATAATCCTTCCTTTCTACATACATTATTCTGGTATAAGAATCTCGCGTACTTCATCCCACGGACTAATATCGAGGGGATTCATTGTATCATTTTGTAGTGTTTCATCAAAGAAATCCACCATCATTGTTTCTAGAATTGTATTTAAATATCGTCCATCCACATCGCCGGTAAAACCAATCACTCCAGTCAAAGGGGAATACATGTATACCATTGAGAAATCATAATGGGTTGTGCCATCTACTTGGTAGAGGATTGAGGATGGACTATTGTCAATCAATGTATAGAGTTGTTCATTGTTATAACTCTCTTCCCATGCCCCACTACGGACAAACACAGAAGGAATATCCAAACCTTGTTCCAATAACGTTTCATCAATCGATTCGACCCAAGCGTCTAATCCAAAGACCGCATCAATGCGATCATCCTTAAGCGCGGCTGCGACATCGCCACCACCACCGGTGGAATGCCCAACAACACCAATGCTATCTACATCAAGAACCCCAGTAAACATCGAATCTATTGTACCGTCTTGTAAATCTTCCAAGTAATTGAGTGTCGTAATCACATCATCGCCATAGGTATTCACTAGCGTATTCGCATACTCTAAAAAGTCGGGTGTTGTATTACGCAGCGGTAAGGCTTCTAAATTAAGGGGAGCAACGGTCCCATCAAAGACGGTCGCAACTGTTCCATAGGTATGATCAATACTGACGACAATGTATCCATGACTTGCCAGTTCTTCCGCAAAGTCGTTATGAAGATTACGGAATCCCCGCCATCCATGGGAAATAATAATTACCGGATAACTGGTTTCACTGGTATTGATTGCGGCATCCTTATACGAATGCGATAAGATACTCGTCGTATGATCAAGGACAAATGCCGGTAATCCCGTATCTACTGCAAGAGCACGGGCAACCACGCGTCCATCCTCCAACCACGGAACTTGCTCATAGCCATCCGTGGTTTCCGCAGGATACCACAGTTGGATTTTTATTGTTCTTGTATCAACGTCCCCATTATACAGTTCTTCACGGCTGTGATCGTTGACGGTATATGAGGTGGTTCCGATATCATAGATTCCTGTAGGTTCCGGCAAGTCATATACCGGAAAGACATACAGGGCAACACTCGATAGAAGAAATAAGACCACTGACAACGTCAGAAGAGTTCCTCTTACCCACCGTTTTAATCCATACCGTGTTTGAATGTACAGTATGAACCCCACAAGTAGAACTCCACCATAAAACGGATATACTTGCCACTTGACACTCTCGATGAATCCCTGTAGCACAATCAAAAGTGCAACCACACTTCCGACAATACTTAAGAAGAACAACGATGGTTGTTTTTTTATAAATAAGAGGCCAATAAGACCCATTGATACGACAATCAATATACCATCAAATACACTCATATAGGTACCTCCATATGTACAATATCACACTTGTAATTGTACCATATTGATCTGGTTGTTAGTCTAGGTGATACTCCCCAAGATAGGGAGCTAACCGAAATTGAATATAGAGAAACCAGCCAATCAATCCCACATGCAATACATCATTCGCACTGAACCAGATTCCCGTATTGGTATACAGTGTTTCGGTAAATCCGGGAAGATAGTACGCGTAATATAACACATTCACAATCAGGAATAATATCCACAAGATAATAAACCGTTTATTACGTTCATCTTTTTGTACTCTAAACTGCCGAATATTAAGGACAAAGAAAAAGACAAATAAAGGCATAAAGAAGATGGTGAATAACTCATATGAGATTAAGAAGTATATCTCAAATATCGATCCCATTAATAATAGTATTGTATAGACAACAAGTAATCCCTTCGCATACCTTTTTAGATACGATTTTAGTGGTCCTTTAGTAAAATCCTCGGCAAATGCCAACGCCATCACCGCGATACTGATTGCGGTGACAAATAAATACGCCAGTTCAAACCAACTGGTAAATTCACAAACGGGCTGTCCACTACATTTTAATTCATACCCAAAACCTTGATACGAGGTACCAGCAAGAAGTGTACCCACACCCCAAAAGAGAAAACTAATTCCCCATAAGGTTTTGTGTTGACGAAGTAATAAATATCCTAGTACAAGTATTTGAATTCCCAGAAGGTATACGATAATCGTCGAACTTGGAACAATAATAATCCAGCGATTAAAGATGGTTATCGTTGGTTTAGATTCAAGATACAATTGTGGTGTGATGTCATCAAACATCAAGATTCCATGGGGCATAAACACATACAACATTGCGAGCACAACGAGTATTAAAACGGAATAGATAAGGAATCGTTTCATATACAAAATCCTCCTTATAATCTAGGTATAGTATACCATAAAAAAGAGAGACTTTTATGTCTCTCTTTTGGTATTATTCAGTTGTAAACGGAATGATATCATAATCCGTATCCACAATGGTATACTGTTCTGTCACATCGATGAACTCATCAACCGAAATTGTGAGATCGATCGCATCGTTATTTAGAATATCAAACGTTAGTGTAATAATAACCGTTGTGTCTTCGATGGGGTTAATTGCATCGACATAATTAAATGTCAGAATCCCATCTACCGCATCATTGACAACATTCTCTAAACCATTGGTGTAACTCGTTAGGTCAAGTTTTGTGTGATCATAACCGATTTCCATTTCATATCCAACAAATCGTACGGCACCATCAATGATAATATCAACGACTAACGTCTCCGTATCCATCGAGGCAATGTTTGCCCAAATGACATTGTCTTCAGTATAATGAATATCCGAAGCCCACCGGGCATAGATATCAAAATCATAATTGGGCATCACCGCTAATTCAAGTGGTACAGTAAGTGCTTCATCAGTATACCAATCGATAAAGAGATGGTCTGTGTATGTTGGAAGTGGAATTTCAACAATGCTGTCGCCTGTTTGAAACATTACATCATACGAGGCTTCGCCGTTTTCGGGATGAATCGTAATCGTATGCGATTCCCCTTCCCATACAGCATAGAGGGTAATACTTGACGATGATATCGTTGTGAAATTAAGATTAAACAACGAGTCATCATCCTCGGTTAAGGACCATCCAAGGAAGGTATATCCTTCTTTGACAGGAGTAGGCAACGTTAGTGAAATATCGGTTTTTGAGATTTCCATCGGTTGGACTACGTTCCCACCAAGGGTATCAAAGTAGACGATTAATGTGGTATCTTCTTCCTCGCCACCCTCAGGGTTTAACAAGAAACAGGAGGAAAGAAACAATACCAAAAGCATCGTTATTGATAATAGACTGATTCGCTTAAACATATCAAACCACATCCTTTGTAGTAGTCTTTGAAGGAACCATTATTGTGGTTCTAGAGTAGTAATTAGCCCAGCAATATAGAGTTGAATCTGAGCGGCATCAGTTAAATCCAATACATCATCATGATTGATATCAGCCAAGGCTTGTTTGGTTTCTGACAAGGTGATTAACCCTTCCATATGAAGTTGGATTAACGCGACATCGGAGATGGTAACCATCTCATTGAAATCAACATCACCATATTGTCCAACCCGAACTCCTGGAAAATCAAAAAGTACGTCGTCAATCACTGCTAGATTATTCTCTGAATCGAGGGTAATGAACTCATGATAATACGATACACTTTCACTAATAACACCATAATCCCCACTGGTTATTCCTTGATTTGCTGTGAAGTATAACGTAAATAGTACGACCTCACCGTTTAGTTTCGTATTGATATCGACGTAGTTAATGAGGAGTTCACCACTCGTTGTGGAATTGATGGTTACCGCACCACCTAGTGCGGTAGAACCAACAATATTATCGAAGGTAAACATCGTGTCATCATACACAAGCATCGTTTGAAACCCGATGAGATCTGTTGCTTCCGATACCAAAATATCCATACCAAAGGTCATTTCTGGAGCAATGATCATGTCTCGTGAACTGTGAACCGTAATCGTTGATGTCTCAGCATGTACAGGGGCTGTTGAAAATATGGCTATCATCAATAGTGTAAAAACACTAATGAACACTTGTAGTTTTTTCATATAGACCTCCTTATATAAGTTGAGGTCATATTATAACCACTTCCATCCTAGATAGTATCCATCAATATGAAGAACAACATATGCATCGGACCCAGTATAGTTACCAGCCCATGTTACAGCATATACTTCCATTTGATCAATTGGAGCACCAGTGTTTACAGCGATTTCAGCTAATGTGCTATATCCCATACTACTTAGGTATGCATTTCCAGCAATGGCGGCATCATCAGCTAATAGTCCATCAACACTTCCTAATGGGTATCCAGAGTGTGCTTGTATTGCTGATTCTGCATCGGTGAAGAGTGGATAAATACCGGCATCATATACTCTATATTCACCATTTAATTCTTGAACAACCATTAAGAAAGTTTCACCATTATCAGAGACAATAATCTCGGCATATAATCCATCCAAACCGTTTGCTACTTGGAGATTTGCTAGGGTATCGCCTAAGACATATTGAGCAATGTTGGTTCCATCACTTCTTGTAGCGACAACCATACCTTCCATATCCATGTACGCGTCAATTAGTTCTGTCGTACTATCAAATACATATTGGATAATACCATCACGAACGTAGACACGACGCTGTAATGCTTGAGACAATGCGTTGAACGACCAAATTTCATGAACCAAGGTTCCATCAACATTGTGATAGGATACTTCAATGTTTGGTGTGTGGGTATCCATACCCCAGTTTAAGGTAAATCCAGAGACATTATCATCTTGATATACTTCCAAGAAACCAGGAGCATCTATTAAGGAACCACTAATTCCACCAATACCTAAATCACTATTGGCAACCATCATGTAATCATAGTAGTTACTTGGGAATTCGGTATCATGAACATCAATGATTACTTGAATGTAATTGGTATCATCAACGAACAAACTTTCATACTGCTGTTTTAAGCTTGTTGCCGCAGCTTGAGCAGTGGTATTACCACTGGATGCATATCGTAGTTCTAATACAATTTGGGTGTATGCTTCTGGAGTACCAGGAGTATAGTAGCCATCAGAAATCCCTTGATTTACCGCAGCAATAAAGTAATCATATGCCATCATTGCATCATATCCATAAGTTCCCATTCCAAAGTCATCCAAGATTGCTTGTCCAGCAACGGATCCCCGTACGGAAATTCCACCTTCGGCATCAATGAAGTAATAGTCTGTAAACAAGGCATAGGCTGGTAAGTACGTCAGGGCATCTGTCACTGCCAACTGATAACGATCAATACCATAATACAGTGCCTTCCGCATATCAACATATTGTAATAATGGTTCCGGTATGAATTCATTATTAATTCCCGTATTTGGATACTGAGCAATGTAGGCATCCCGATTTTCTTCGGTACCAAAGGCGTTGATCATCAACCGCCATGTGGTTGTACCTGGAACCACTGATATACGAGGATCATTCACAAAATCATTTACTCGAGTACTTGGCACGCGAGCGGTATCCAATCGACCTGCTAAGAACTCTTCAAATACTTGATCATCCGCTTCAATATAGCGATATTGAATACCAGTGAAATGATACAACTCTTCATGGGCATATAATGGGTTCTTTGCAAAGAATAAGAATTGTCCTTGAGTCCGTTCATCTACGGTATATGGACCACTATATGCAACATTTTCAAGTGATGAACCATATGTATTTTCTCCCAAGTATTCATACAACTCTTGATTGATAGGACTCCATCCTTGGTTTGTTGTCATATACTTGATATCAAACATAGATTTTTCGAAGTCGAATTCTAAACGAATGGTATTGTTATCAATGGCTTTTAAACCAACATCAGTCCATGTTTTGGTACCATCAATATATTCTTGAGCATTCTTAATACCGTTCGTAATAAAATCTCCACCACCAGCAGTCGCACGGAACCATTGATTATCGAGTGCTGTTTGCCATGTCCAGATGTAATCATTGGCATCAAGAACATCATGCCCTGCAGGTAATAAACTCGTATCAAACGTTGGATAGTAGTTCCAGACTAAGTCCGTACGAAGCGGAATATCCCATGTGGTTGCATAGACTTTTCCATTGATAATTTGGGGATCAACAGCTACCGGATTATTGGCGGCTAAATCGGGATTGATCTCAAAGTTTGATACGTCATTCCCAAAATAGAATTTGTAGAGCTTACCTGTAAACAATTCAATAATATCCATAGAAGCTGAATCGTCAACAATGTATGGATTATATTCCGTAGGATAATACGAAAAATGATCGCGCCATGTGTACTCTCCAGGATTACCATATACCGCATCATACATATAGACGGTTGAATCATCTGCAGTTAATGAAGAGTATTCCTCACCAAACTGTAAGACACCATTGTATTCAGGAGAAAATAACGCAGTCCGATCCGAAAACATAACCCGTGAGGCCGATGTATATAGTGGGACACCACCGGACATTGTATCAAGCAGATACCGTTCTGCCGCGGCGAATAGAATAGCCTTGTCTTCGGTATCTATTTGTGTTAAGTCATAGACGCCATTGGCGTAGTTATAAGTAATGTTTACCTGACCATCCGGTTCTAACGTCGAAATAATACCCGCAACATAAAGCTGCACTTTTGCAACATCAATAACCGACACAAAACCATCTTGATTGACATCGGCAAAGTATGCTTCCCAGGTTTCCAAACTCGTCAACTCAGCAATGTACAATTGCATAATTGCCGCATCGGTAATATTTACCGTACCATCTAAATTAGCATCCCCAATATACCCACGTTTCACTTGATCAAAATTAAATGTGACAACATCCACAGGAATAACATTATAGAGTTCATCAATCGTTATAAATTGATGCATATACGCTGGATCTTCCGTGACGACATCCACATCTTCGTATAGAATTGTACTGCTTGCGTGGAAGGTTACTGTGAAGAGAACTTGAGATCCATTCAGTGGTTGTAGCACATCCACATAGTTTAAAACCAGTTCTCCAGGAATCGTATCGTTGATTGTCATCGGATTCCCTAAACTTGATGAATCCTCAACGGAAACCAGTGTAAACTTAGATGTATCGTAGAGTAGTTTGGTTTGAAACCCAACCAAATCCACGGCGTTATCCGCAACAATATCAATACTAAAATCAGAATCCGGCGTTATGTATTCAAGTTCAGTACTTGTAATCATTAACCCGTTTCCTTCGGCGGCTATATCACGCAATGTTACAAATGATACAAAGCCAACCACTAGAAGCATTACAACAGCTACACTTTTCTTAAGCATAATCATTTCCCTTTCTTTTTCCTCTTTATTTTGTAATTCATTTTCTCCAATAAAAAAACAGCACAAACCAGTTTGAAAAAACATGTTTGTGCTGTATCCTGTTGTGTTAAAAGAAGAGTTCCCATATTCCCACAGTATGACAGTCCCCAAATCCATGCTCTTCCAACTTCTATATTGTACTCTAAATATACCATATTTAGAAACGATTGTAAATAAGTTTAAAGCCCTATAAATCAGTATAGGAAATCAGTTGTACTGCGTTTTGAACGTCCTGAATCACACGTTTATCACAGAGCATTTCTCGTTCTAAATCACGTGGTACTGTTAGCGATGAGTTGTGCAACACAACCCCATCAACATATCCCGGATGAACGACAAACAATCCGTAGTCTTCTTGAGAACTGTTGATAAAATTAAGGAGTTCCTGCTTAGGATTATATCCATCTCTCATGGGATTCATCGATACGACAACATCATGATTCTTGATTCGGATTGTTGTATCGTGAATTGGAAATGGTGAGAAGAGAATGTCATATTTTTTACTAAGTTCTTTCATTACATATACAAGGTTCTTTGGATACACCGCATGACTTTCAATATAGTTTGGCTTTCGCCCTGTAATCGCGATAAATTCCTCATATTGTGCTTGCACCTCCAAAGCCATCTCTTTACGCTTAGAGGTATCAAATGCACGAGTTCGATAGGCTTTAGAGCAAATAAATAATCCGTTTTGATCTACTAGACTGGGAATCAACGATGGATCTGTGAGAGGTGTTCCCACGGTAATATTTACGTGTAAACCTAGACAAACATCCTCGTTTTTAATGAGCTCATATCCGTCTTTTGATGAC
This genomic window contains:
- a CDS encoding DEAD/DEAH box helicase yields the protein MLLQKGGIIIQYNNQKIEQALTEMGFDEFTPIQTQTIPLIQEGHDVIGHSQTGTGKTAAFAIPMLEQLDFESDKIQAIILCPTRELAVQVKGEIDRIGTYFPHLKTLAVYGGESIHKQIQGLKHKPQIIVGTPGRTIDHINRKLIRLGHVKYFVLDEADEMLKMGFIEDIETILEATNKDKQMVMFSATMAKPIIRITKRYMNNPKLISVITDEETNKDITQYYYQVQDKNKVEAIGRLLHVYNPKLTLIFCNTKRKVDTVTRELTKKGYNVDKIHGDLQQTARLHVLDKFHTGVLDLLVATDVAARGLDIKNVEAVINYDVPEKAEFYVHRIGRTGRIGNKGYSFTLVSRKDLGNLEEIFTFTKSTIKKRNIPTPEKVISVRQQKQAEEVHDIITNINTNPHFDLASQLLNENDATDVVQALLHKLSKNDSSNKVNGDINESFQKGHKNKSSDKGQMTRYHLNVGKVQGVTPKSLSQLIMKKTKLHNSQIDQIYVTRTSAFFSTKSSKMNQVMKNLSNITVGGKRTSIRLAKEQQ
- a CDS encoding MoaD/ThiS family protein, which produces MIDVCFYNLLRSKYRITELQVQAGTIHEIINEIIKQHPEIQKDDFKMAIVFYHGKPIHSSGFHTEIPDNERIIFTHFVGGG
- a CDS encoding lysophospholipid acyltransferase family protein, translating into MLTTYILLVYFATIGGTIYLFDYRVDQVVDNPFVIIISFVIAFVVALIAAIIWLEVTYLLIAKRYPTTSKVKHFFGKAIVQVPLHLFRVKATVIGKENLPKDPGFLIYANHTSELDISALMCTLPEYPVAFLAKQEVRSYLSIGRWAESIGCVMLNRESARQGSEAVSKVVERVQHGSTMVIFPEGGVNREIGVLRKFRSGAFKVALESKVPIVPITIVKEPRYYKKKWPMKKHLDLVIHPPIPYEQYKELSSRQVGLLVREVIENTL
- a CDS encoding InlB B-repeat-containing protein, which translates into the protein MMKIFSMLGIVLLVFLFVGCSTPEVEPIEFTVTFETDGGTDIGPISVTDGRSVAEPTVPQKEGYTFEGWFTDSTLNSSYDFSNAVVGDLTLHAKWVANVVYHVVTFVNVDETVIDTQTLEQGTEIVFPDNPVQSGCTFDGWILDEETITSLTLVEDTTLQAKYTCSEALKVGMDLRYPPFETVTLNQVPEGISVDIAYAFGEYIGRQIEIVNMDFGSLIAAVNSGDIDIIIASMSITESREELVDFSDPYFYFKLISLVNKDFATTNGITSSSTIEDIVAIEDVNFVGIASQVSVTIPESYGKNVTETTDLSTAIESVVQGTADVLIMSANPIVNGHNANPDDTIIVWDAFLSAAIGMAVQEGNTILLNQANNFIATFSDIGGLYDQLSEKWDDAILDELGEYGLEFYINE
- a CDS encoding HesA/MoeB/ThiF family protein, encoding MIDKPFIKNLGILSESQQQSIHKQNIIVVGCGGIGGYVATQLVRLGVSKIILVDFDTFDRTNLNRQLYATKHTIGQLKVDVLANELHNIHPAVTITTYNQSIEDVSPQQLQGATYLVDGVDTPQTKVYLNQLATTLDIPLVHGACAGWYAQVGIIEPGCMLLQEVYQTQTSGIEQTLQNAAFVPALTASYMVSEWLKHLINDTSKTTNQLLLIDCKNNTIDYSGRRDFDD
- a CDS encoding alpha/beta hydrolase family protein, translated to MSVFDGILIVVSMGLIGLLFIKKQPSLFFLSIVGSVVALLIVLQGFIESVKWQVYPFYGGVLLVGFILYIQTRYGLKRWVRGTLLTLSVVLFLLSSVALYVFPVYDLPEPTGIYDIGTTSYTVNDHSREELYNGDVDTRTIKIQLWYPAETTDGYEQVPWLEDGRVVARALAVDTGLPAFVLDHTTSILSHSYKDAAINTSETSYPVIIISHGWRGFRNLHNDFAEELASHGYIVVSIDHTYGTVATVFDGTVAPLNLEALPLRNTTPDFLEYANTLVNTYGDDVITTLNYLEDLQDGTIDSMFTGVLDVDSIGVVGHSTGGGGDVAAALKDDRIDAVFGLDAWVESIDETLLEQGLDIPSVFVRSGAWEESYNNEQLYTLIDNSPSSILYQVDGTTHYDFSMVYMYSPLTGVIGFTGDVDGRYLNTILETMMVDFFDETLQNDTMNPLDISPWDEVREILIPE